A window of Ornithorhynchus anatinus isolate Pmale09 chromosome 21, mOrnAna1.pri.v4, whole genome shotgun sequence genomic DNA:
tccccagcccgggctctttccactaaggctcgCTGCTTCGCggtgataatcacaataataaggaAAACAGTATTTGAGAAGACCTTaccgtgagccaagcactgtgctgagtccgGGGAGGGTCTGAGGTCGTCAGGTCCCCCACGAGACccgtcagaataataataacaataatgacgatgatggtatttgataaggtgATCGGGTCCCGCTGGAGACAGcgtgagtaggagggagaccaggtatcgaatccccattttgcagctgagggaactgaggctcagagaagcgaagcgacttccccaaggtcacgtagcaggagggcggcggatccgggattagaacccggggcctctgactcccaggcacgtgttctTTCCTTCCCACCGCCCCTGGCTTTCGTGACCCTGGGGCCACTTTTACGAAGTACGGTCATGGGTACCGTAATCAGGAATGATAATCACCCGGCCCTCCGACCCTCCCCTTGCCCTGCGCGGCCCCCGACCCCCTTTCCCTTTTTGGCAGGCAAGCCCGGGGTCTGCCCGCTGGACGTCCGCAGCTGCCCTCAGCCTGGACAACCCCTCTGTCTCAGCGACAGCCACTGCCCTTTCAATCAGAAATGCTGCTATTCTGCCTGTCACCTTCGTTGCATGGTGCCCATCCTAGGTACCCGCCCGGCCGGGGCTCGTGATGGAGCGCTTacgctgtcttaagcgctggggcgaggccGGTGGAATtgttagacattatccctgccccacaaggagcttccggtcgagCGCGGAACGTCCGCTCCACCAGCCCCCGCCCGATGGCTAGAAGCAGAGGTCATTCATGCATCCCGTCGTATTTgtcgggtgcttactgtgtgcagagcactctactaagcacttgggagagtacggcatagcgataaacagacacgttccctgcccgcaacgagcttagggtctagagggggagacgggcattcctGAAAAAAGAAACGACCGACGTGGACATAagcggcgtggggctgggagggggagagaataaagggagcgagtcggtgacgcagatgggagagggagaaggggaaaggagggctcattaataataatggtatttttgaagcgcttactaggtgccacgcgctgttctacgcgccggggtaggcaccaggtcgccaggttgtcccacacgggcctccccgtctccatccccattctacggtggaggtaactgaggcccagagaggttagatgaCTGGCCCGAAGccacccggccgacaagcggcggagccgggattcgaacccgtgccctctgactcccaagcccgggctcttgccactgagcctcgctgcttctctgggaaggcctcttggaggaggtgtgccttcactgAGGCGATGCCCTGGTGTAGCTGCATTTTCCCTGCCCCAGGACCCCAGCGGGCGTCGGGCCCCAGGAACCCTGGGCCTGAGCTTCCTCTCCTGgggcccctcaccctcccctggcctgggggGGGGACACCGGGgaagcccccgccctccccaagggagaggagtcagggcCTCCCTGTTGCCTGGGGCCTCTCCTGGAGGGTCCCCCAGCAGCCTCAGGCGCAGAGGCTGGACTTGTCCCTTCCTCAGGTCGCCCCGGCCGCTGCCCGCCCCAGGCGGCGGCCATCCGCTGCGTCCGACCCGAGCCGGACCAGTGCCGGAGCGACGACGACTGCCTGGACCTGAAGAGGTGCTGTTACCGCCGCTGTGGCCTAAAGTGCGTGGAGCCGGAGGGCCTTCCCGTCCTGCCCCGCATCTGGCCCCAGATGGAGCCCGCCGTCCCACCGccccagcccccggggcccttccccctttccggggcccgcccgccccccctaaCTCAGGTCCTCTCCGGCGGCCTgacccctccaacccccccaTTCTGCACCCTGCCCTTCGTCATCGGGAATTGCAACATGTGGAAGCCACGCTTCTTTTACAACGTGGCCACCAAGCGCTGCGAGAGGTTCATGTACAGCGGCTGCCAAGGGAACCAGAATAACTTCCTAACCAAGGCCAAGTGTCTGCGCAGCTGTCAGAGGCTGGgtgagccccggggggccggccggcgggagcgggaggtcggggaggagggaagtggcagGCGGGGGTGAGGGTGAGGACCCATCACCTACTGGATTTAAGTGgccaccttgtgcagagcacttgggaaagtacaacggatgTCTAAAGTCCAGTAGTTCCCCTCAAGAAATTGCCAGTCTAATGGATGGGGCAGGAGCCCAAGGAAAGGGCCCAGAGAAcggggtgggctggggtggggggtggtcaggCCAGCTGGacactctggggggggggggaggcgaccGGCTGGATGGGGAGAAGTAATTGGGTCGATGAGCTCGATAATGAATAATGAttatcaacaaataataataattaaggttcttgtgaagcgcttactgggtgccaagcactgttctaagctctggggaagatacaaggtaagcgggttgtcccacgtggggctcacggtcttaatcgccattttacagatgagctcgcccaggcccagagatgttaagcgacttgcccgaggtcccacagcagccgagtggcagggccgggatcaggacccacggcctctgactcccagggctctaagccacgctgcttcaagttaaGGGCgtagtgtgtgccgagcaccgttctaagcgctggggtagatacgagctcatcaggttggacacagtccccgtcccacgtggggctcacgctctcatctgtcaggacgaggtaactgaggcccagagaagtgaaacgacgaTAATAGTGGTGGTTATTTGGCGCTCGCCACAGGCTGAGAGGCCGAGTCGACAGGAGATAACGGGTCAGACACGTTTCCTCAGGGCTCgcggcccaagtaggagggagaacaggtccgtTTTCTTGTCTCGTcctgtgccgtcgagtcgtttccgacccgtagagaCACCAGGGCCGCATTtctccagaaggccccgctctccatccgctgCCGCTGCGGTAGCGGAGCCGTAGGATTTTCTCGGTAGagatccggaagcggtttaccctcACCGCCTTCGGCGCGGTAAACCCcgctctccgccctcgactctccccggtgccgccgccgccgcccagcacgggggagtttgggctggtagcagacggccttccgctTGGCTGGCcgctgcccaatctaggaatggactgggtaggcCTCGGCTCGACTCGCCCTCCCCTAAGCCGAGCCCGGTAGAgacctggaaaccctccaggtgcgccCCTGAGAGGTGAGGTCCATCTGACGGGCgatggaaaccaaggcccaggggAACGAAGGGACAGTCGGAGAGGCGGGCGGAggagcccggggtggggcgggcccttcaactctgccccctccctcctgcagacCAATGCTTCCTTCCCCCCGTCGAGGGGCCCTGCCAGGCCAAAATCCCCCGCTTTTTCTACAACGCCGTCACCCGCCGGTGCACTAAGTTCTTCTACGGAGGCTGCAAGGGCAACCCAAATAACTTCGTGAAGCTGGACAGCTGCAAGGCAGTGTGTGAGGCCCAGGACCAAGAGGGGGGCCCTGGGGACAGAGCGGACAGGAAGGACACGGAGGAGGTCTGAGACCAGCCCCCTCGGCCCTCCGGCCCCGCGCCCGACCCTGGGGACCCCCTCTCTCCGATGGACCGACCAGGCCCCAGGACCCGCCGATCATCCCGTCCTTCTGGGGGCCGCAGGTGGGCCGAACCCACCTTGGGAGTGGTTGTCAATAAAAGCATTTCCTCCATTTCTGGCTGGACCCCTTCTTCTCTCGCCTCCTGGGCCggtggcccccggccccgctccgcctCCGAGGACTCCCCACCCCGGGGTCACTGGGTCCTCTGAGTGGCGGTTTGGCGGATGGTTGTCGGTGAGGGGATTTGGGGAGGTTTCATCGCAGTCCGGGGCCTCCGGATTCACcccctctcccggaccccctgaAGTGCACAGAGAGCCCCCCCCCAGAAAAACCCGCTCCCCTGGTAACCCAGCGAGCCCTGCTGGGgccctcccactcttcctcccacaCCAGCATCCCTACAACAGGCTGCCCTTTGGTGCGGGTGGTCCTGGGCCTCAGAAGAGGAACTCCAGTAGTAGCCAAAATAGCTGTAATAgaagcattaatattaataataattatgattatggtatttgttaagcgcttactatgggccgggcaccgtactaagcactgtacaagccaatcgggttggacatagtccctgtccccctgtggggctcaccgtaccgatccccattttccagatgaggtcaccgaggcccagagaagtgaagtgacttgtccaaggtcacacagcagccgcgtggcggagctgggattagaacccaagaccttctgactcccaggcccgggctgtagccgcttcgccatgctgcttcttatgattatagtatttattaagcactgtgtgccgttcactgtgttattattatttgttaagcacttactatgtacaaggcactgtactaagcgctggggtacatacagggtaaccaggttgtcccacatgaggctcacagtcttcatccccattttatagatgagggaactgaggcacagagaagtttagttacttgcccccagtcacacagctgacaagtggcagagtggggattcgaacccatgacctctgagtcccaagcctgggctctttccactgagccacgctgcttctcgttttgtGTTCATCCAAACATCTACTACATTGATCTAAGCCCTTCTCCTTTCCCGTCTCGACTGCcacgtcggcctcctcgctggcctcccggcctcccgtctcacCCCACACCAGTCCGTACTTCTCTCTCCTGCCCGGATCGTTttgctacaaaaacgttcagtccgtttcaccccactcctcaagagcctccggtaattgcccctccatctccacatcaaacagaaagtcctcgctgtcggctttaaagccttcaacCAGCTCATCCtaatacctcacctccctgatctactacagcccaggctaCATACTTTGCTCTTCCAGCACCCATGTcctgtggaactccctccccctccatgttcgtcagacctccactctccccaccttcatcgtTTTAtcgaagtcacacctcctccaagaagccttccccgattaagccttctcttccctgcttccctctcccttctgttaagcacttcaatccatgacctctgggcatttggtttttcattcattcattcattcaatagtatttattgagtgcttactatgtgcagagcactgtactaagcgcttggaatgtacaaatcggcaacagatagagacagtccctgcccactgatgggcttacagtctaatcgggggagacagacaaacaaaaacaatagcagtaaaaagaatcaaagggatgaacatctcattaaaacaatagcaataaatagaatcaaggtgatgcacatctcattaacaaaataaatagggtaataaaaatatatataattgagcggacgagcacagtgctgaggggaggggaagggagaggggaaggagcagagggaaaagggggaaaagagggtttacctgagcggaagtgaaggggggagtagagggggagcagagggaaaggggaagctcagtctgggaaggccttttggaggaggtgagctctaagtagggctttgaagaggggaagagagtgagtttggtggaggtgaggagggagggcgttccgggaccgcgggaaggcgtggcccgggggtcgacggcgggataggcgagaacgggggacggtgaggaggtgagcggcggaggagcggagcctgcggggtgggcggtggaaagagagaagggaggagaggtaggagggtgcaaggtgatggacagcctcgaagcccagagtgagaagttttggtttcgtgcggcggttgataggcaaccaccggaggtttttaagaaggggagtgacaggcccagagcgtttctgcaggaagatgagccgggcagcagaatgaagaatagactggagcagggagagatgggaggaagggagatcagagagaaggctgacacagtaatctagccgggatattatgagagcctgtaccggtaagatagccgtttgggtcgggaggaaagggcggaataaaggtgagaccggcaggttttggtgacggattggatgtgcggggtgagtgagagagccgagtcaaagatgacaccgaggttgcgggcttgagagacggtaaggatggtcgtaccatccacagtgatagggaagtcaggaagaggacggggcttgggagggaagatgaggagctcagttttggagatgttgagttttaggtggcgggcagacatccaggtagagacgtcttggaggcaggaggagatatgagcctgaagggagggggagaggacaggggcagagatgcagatctgtgcgtcatctgcatagagatgatagttgaagccgtgagagcaaatgagttcaccaagggactgagtgtagatggagaacagaagagggccaagaactgaccccttaggaaccccaacagttagacgatgagaggaggaggaggagcctgcgaaggagaccgagaatgaacggccagagacataagaggagaaccgggagaggatggagtctgtgaagccgaggtacgataaggtgtggaggagaaggggatggtcagcagtgtcaaaggcaactgaaaggtcaaggaggattaggatagagtaggagccattggatttggcaagaaggaggtcatgggtgacctttgagagagcagtctcggtagagtggaggggacggaagccagattggagggggtccaggagagaatcttcagagtgggcagagagaaggaaagaaggaaggggagaaaggggtcaaggtggttgaagaagtcgctggtgggaccaggagggcggtagatgacggctacaagtatctggaggggatggtagaggggaataatatgggcttcaaaggaggggaaggagaaggaaggggggtgagtctgggagagtggcagaaggagaggcctccgccggagagatcGGCGGAGGCGACCGTGTCTttaggagtgagccaggtctccgtaagggcgaggaggaggagagagtgggaaaggaaaaggtcaaggatgaaaggtagtttacctgtaatggagtggggattccagaggccacacttgaaagtagctgtgggtgcgcgGGGGGgagagccgagggaggggagggtttggatgggaatgaggtggtggggccctggacgggaagagggggaagaggggtggcggtgggacaggaggactgggatggggcgtgggtggggaagaaggtaggggggaaggtgggaggagggggtttggttggggggagtgtagggggagggggaagaggggtggtgctggtaaagtggggttctgagggggggaggcgggggggaggaggtagaggaaagagcgggaaagagctgggcgagagagcggaaggggaaggagaggattgcgaggggcaggggggaggagggggagtggaaggacatggtgaggccagagaggtaggtgataGCACTGAGAACAAGTAACAATAACATGCGAAagcagtaatatagtaacatgatacaataaaatattattaataagcgggtgataaCCAGGGTGGGGGTTGACTAAGGGTCGATCTGAtcgaaatcaaagtcaaaaggctagcagcaaggagagtcctgggactcatggtccaaatgtctctgaggcggaggagggagccctgaggatgtctgaTGTGGGTTGCGGGTGTAGGTGGCGGCTAAGCCcgtaggtggagaaagtggttgaGGATACATTCAGGAGCAGTCGGCTCTTTCAGTACAGCCAGCCCATCTGCTAGAGGGTAGAGGGAccgaggaaggatgggaaatctgcCTTAGTCTGGCGAGTGCCGGGGTCGTGTCATTCTCAGGGTTTAGGGGAAATGACCACTTCTAAAAGTCATGtttcctactgattttgttgaccACCCCTTTCCTGGTTCAGTTCTACATGACCCCTTCGGCTCACGAAAAAAGATAATCTCCTCTCCTTTCCGGCCATAGAGTCagcaagaaggagaaactcaccgtgcagccatttgattccagaaccGAGCGTCTCTCGGCGTTGGGTTGTGGCCAGGTGCATTTTTATAGGGAAGGGTTTCATGTGCTcgtctccctccaggccagtgattttcttttcactagcaggatcctgacactGTCAGGAATGAGCAGAAGATGGGGAGTCCCCGGTGTCCAGAAACCACCTGTGTCGGTGCATTAGAGCAACCGGCACGACACAGCAGGGCCACAGATCTTCTGGCTTTCTGAACCAGATCATCATAATAACAAGCAtcgtaattataacaataataatgctactgataatTATCACGACATCTGTTATGCTCTTTCTAAgtcccaggcactgcattaagtgctggggtggatacaagatcagacacagcccataaCCCTCATGGTgcttgcattctaagtaggagggaagccagctatttgaatcctcattttacaggtgtagCAATTGAGGTatatagaagttaagttacttgtccaaggtcaaacagcaagaaaatggcaggaccaggattagaatctgggtcctctgactcccaggcctggactctttccactagtgaaTTCCCCTTTAcatatattaagcattcagtaagtaccactgatgggttgattaacaGAGTGTGGAACTTGCAATCAGTTAGCTCAGCAGATTTGAGTCAGTgattctctatttcctcaccaCGCAGATATACACTCCTATTATACTAGCGTTATTAATGCACTTATTGATTTATACTTACCTAGCAATATCTCAAAGGGATAGAGATAAGTGAACAGGTATGTAAACATACATGTAACAGTATATCCCTATTGAAGAGAGATACCTGTATTTGTGTGCGGGGGGGTTTATGGAGATTTAAAAGGAGAGAGAATATATTCCTATTCAATCGAGAGATAATGAGGAATGAGGTAGAGGGGCATGAAGTAATACTGTTCTAGCCCAGCTGAAGATCCACAGGAGGGTAGCTGAGTCCAAGCTTCCCTATGGTGGTGGGACATGGTCCTTCCGTAAGTGACTCATCTGACGCCTTGAGCAGTTCTGTTGTTATAATGCCTGAACCGTACTCAAAATCagcattgggaagcagtgtggcctaatggaaagatcccaggcctgggaatagaggtcttaggttctaatcatggccctaCCACTGGTtggcagagtgaccttgggcaaatcacttaacttttctgtacctcagcttcctcagctgtaaaataggagttagagctgtaagccccatggattacatggaccctgtccagctggatgtttttatatcaaccccactgcttagtacagtgcctggcacatggaaagaacTAAACAAACACTATTTTTTTTGTATCAATAAGTGATCATGAACACCACAGCCATCAAActataatatttttattcattcattcaaacgtatttattgagcccttactgtgtgcagagcacagtactaagcacttggaatgtataattcagcaacagatagagacaatgcctgcccatctttgggctcacagtctaaaagggtgagacataaagcaaaaaaaacaagaagtcaggcatcagtaccatcaaaatagatagaatcctcgatatatacacatatcattaataaaatgaatagagtaataaataatatgtacaaataaacaCGAGTGCTGTGTAGAGGAGGGgggagtagagtagaggtagggcgaatagggaggggagaaggggcagatgtAAAGGGTTGGTTCTATTTGGGAAGACCCcctagaggaggtgggctttgaagaggggaagagagttaatttggcggatgtgagaagaGAGGGCGTTCTGGGTCAGTgttaggggtcgacagcgggatggcGAGAAAGAGGCTGAGTGAGGGGGTTGGCGGTCCCAGTGGAGTCGAGTGTACCAGGTGGGCtgtaggaaaagggaagggaggtgaggtaggagggggtaaggaaatggagagctttgaaaccaagag
This region includes:
- the LOC120638012 gene encoding papilin-like codes for the protein MGKPGVCPLDVRSCPQPGQPLCLSDSHCPFNQKCCYSACHLRCMVPILAPALPKGEESGPPCCLGPLLEGPPAASGAEAGLVPSSGRPGRCPPQAAAIRCVRPEPDQCRSDDDCLDLKRCCYRRCGLKCVEPEGLPVLPRIWPQMEPAVPPPQPPGPFPLSGARPPPLTQVLSGGLTPPTPPFCTLPFVIGNCNMWKPRFFYNVATKRCERFMYSGCQGNQNNFLTKAKCLRSCQRLDQCFLPPVEGPCQAKIPRFFYNAVTRRCTKFFYGGCKGNPNNFVKLDSCKAVCEAQDQEGGPGDRADRKDTEEV